In the Populus trichocarpa isolate Nisqually-1 chromosome 1, P.trichocarpa_v4.1, whole genome shotgun sequence genome, GATCATTCTTGTGATGACTGGAAACTGTGTGCCATTGGTTATGTTTTTGGAAAATTTCCTGGTTATAGAGCCTTGAATAGCATCATTGGGAACATCTGGAAATGTGAAGTAACCCTTACCATACATGAATCGGGCTGGTTAGTTTATAAATTCCAAAATGAAGAAGACAAGTTCTCTGTATTATATGGAGGGCCTTATTTAGTATATGACAGGCTTCTCATCTTGCGTCCCATGtctgaatattttgatttctcatGCTCTGAAATGACTCAAGTCTCTGTTTGGATTAAGTTCCCAAACCTGCCATTGAAATGCTGGACACCGAGGTGTTTATCAAAGCTTGCAAGTGTTCTTGGTAAGCCAATACAATGTGATAAGTTAACTTCCACCAATGAGAGATTATCATGTGCTCGGGTGCTTGTGGAAATGGATCTCCTTGCTGATCTTAGATCCTCCATCAATGTTATCCTGCCTAATAGAAACCCCCTCATTCAAAGGGTTATCTATGAGACGCTGCCTAAATTTTGCAAGCATTGCAAAGTGCTAGGCCATTCCACTGGAGCATGTTCTAAAGGCAAAGAAGAGGCCAGAACAGTAGGGAAGGCAGGTTCAGCTAATGTTGTTGTTGCTACCAAGAAAAATGTCAAAGGTAGTGTCTTTACTCGACTCAGCCCCTCTGTTGATGATTCCCTTGTTGATGCCCCGCCTGTTATTGCTCCCCCGGTTGAAGTCTCCCCTGTTGATACTCCTCCTACTGATGCTCCTAAACTTGATGCTCACATTGTCCCTATAGAGACTTGTGTAGCTCAGGATGAGCAACATTGTTCTCAAGCCACAACTGCTGGTTTTGAAGAGTGGCAAACTGTTCGGAAAAGGAGAAATAACAATGGTAACAAGCAGCACCCATCAAAATCTTTACCTGCTGAAAGTAACCAGCCTCCACAACAGTATGTCTCTGCCTAGGGGAAAGCTCCTGCAATCTCAGTAGACATAACTGGCACCGAGGCTCCCCATCGACCAATATCAGGTATGCTCACCAGGAGCTCGGTCCAAAGGAATTCCAATAGAGTTTCTGGCAGTGGTGGGGTATCTTTCACCCTTCCTCATTTATGATTGTCTACTGCTGGAACGTGAAAGGGCTTAATAGTCCTCTCAAACAGCATGAGGTTACTGGCCTCATGAAGGGTAAAAAGATTGATGTTTGTGGTCTCCTAGAGACTAAGTTGTCATTGGCAAAAGTTGCATGCATAAGTTAAGTTTGAAGTCTTGGTAGTTTATAAACAATGTTGAAGCTGCAATATATGCTCGGATAGTTGTTTTTTGGAACCCTGACACAGTAAAGGTTGAGATGCTTCACTTCTCTACCCAAGGGATACATGTTCGGATTACAAGCTTGGTTCACCAATATAGTTTTACAGCCCCCTTCATATACGGTTTCAACATCATTACTGCCAGAAGAGCTTTGTGGAAGGATTTAAGAAGATGGGGCACGAAATCACCATGGATTCTTCTTGGGGATTTTAACTCTATTCTCTCTCAAGATGATAAGCATAATAGGGAGCCAGTCTCTAACTATGAAACTTCAGATTTCAGGGTGTGTTGTTCTAATCTTGGGATAGCTGACTTGAACTCTACGGGTTGTCATTTTACATGGATAAATGGCACAGTCTGGATAAAAATTGATAGGGTTATGGTAAACGCTCATTGGTTCACATTGCAGCAAATGGCCCATGTCCACTTTGGTACCCAGGAGCTTTCTCGGACCATTCTCCAACTACTATCCAGCTGGGATTATGGGAATTCCATGGCAAACAgaattttaaattcttcaacATGTGGGTTGCTCATCCTCAGTTCTTGGAAATCATCTTTCAGCATTGGTATTTGGATATCTATAGGTCGCATATGTATATTCTCTATAAAAAGCTCAAGCAATTGAAAGGAACCCTGAAGACTCTGAACAATCTTCATTTCAGCCACATTTCGGAGAAGGTAGCTAGAGCAGAAAAGGACCTGGATGATACTCAGCTTCTTCTGCAGAATGACAGGGACAATGGTCATCTCTTAGCACTTAAAAAGCAGCAGAGGCTGAACCTTGTAAATCTTAAATCTGCTGAGAAAATGTTATTTGGCCAAAAGTTGAAATGTGCTTTCTTTAAAGATTGTGACAAGGGAACCAGATTTTTTCACTCTTTGATGAGCCAGCGTCATAGGAGACACCATATTCTTGCTATTATTTGTAGTGATGGTATGCTCACTTCTTCGACTGAAGAGGTTAGTAGAGAGTTTGTCTCATACTATAAAGAGCTCTTGTGGACTTCCAAGCCTACTATCCTGCCAAGAGTTGAGGTAGTTCATTGTGGCGCCTGCATTAATGCCGA is a window encoding:
- the LOC127904431 gene encoding uncharacterized protein LOC127904431, yielding MPVQIYPPTIILSSGAGTSTVREADGFPVANNSPPLDGSSPSSPAPVSPEIPASPKGASFNPSNNVQAAFNDIQSCPLLTEDLDHSCDDWKLCAIGYVFGKFPGYRALNSIIGNIWKCEVTLTIHESGWLVYKFQNEEDKFSVLYGGPYLVYDRLLILRPMSEYFDFSCSEMTQVSVWIKFPNLPLKCWTPRCLSKLASVLGKPIQCDKLTSTNERLSCARVLVEMDLLADLRSSINVILPNRNPLIQRVIYETLPKFCKHCKVLGHSTGACSKGKEEARTVGKAGSANVVVATKKNVKGSVFTRLSPSVDDSLVDAPPVIAPPVEVSPVDTPPTDAPKLDAHIVPIETCVAQDEQHCSQATTAGFEEWQTVRKRRNNNGNKQHPSKSLPAERLNSPLKQHEVTGLMKGKKIDFINNVEAAIYARIVVFWNPDTVKVEMLHFSTQGIHVRITSLVHQYSFTAPFIYGFNIITARRALWKDLRRWGTKSPWILLGDFNSILSQDDKHNREPVSNYETSDFRGYGKRSLVHIAANGPCPLWYPGAFSDHSPTTIQLGLWEFHGKQNFKFFNMWVAHPQFLEIIFQHWYLDIYRSHMYILYKKLKQLKGTLKTLNNLHFSHISEKVARAEKDLDDTQLLLQNDRDNGHLLALKKQQRLNLVNLKSAEKMLFGQKLKCAFFKDCDKGTRFFHSLMSQRHRRHHILAIICSDGMLTSSTEEVSREFVSYYKELLWTSKPTILPRVEVVHCGACINADSHDYLLAPVSADDIKQVLFSMDDDKAPGPDGYTSAFFKKAWNIVGDDFCSAVQDFFASGEILKQLNHSIIALIPKSVNANSAADYRLISCCNVTYKVISKILAGRLAHVLNDIISPSQNAFLGVRFMADNINLMQELLRRYGRKGLLGFPARFVHLVMKCVETTSFSVCINGNLFGFFQALGISHFGFAEDILLLCRCDMVSVSIILHQLHVFWEISGLVINAAKSSIFFAGVLGDMKQAILGLSQFTEGSFPFKYLGVPLSPHKLLASQFSPLIHKLELAI